One part of the Methylobacterium terrae genome encodes these proteins:
- the cobJ gene encoding precorrin-3B C(17)-methyltransferase, translated as MSGSVTVIGLGPGDPRYLTPAAAAALDAAQDLIGYFPYVARVPERPGLTRHASDNRVEVDRARHALELAAAGRRVAVVSGGDPGVFAMAAALFEALEAGDPAWRALPITVEPGITAMLAAAARVGAPLGGDFCAISLSDNLKPWEVVTARLAAVLAADLVVALYNPISRARPWQLGAALALAAEHRAPETPVILARAVGRPDEAIRVLALAEAREASADMATLVMIGASATRLIPRAGEPPFVYTPRSVAR; from the coding sequence GTGAGCGGCTCCGTCACGGTGATCGGCCTCGGGCCCGGCGATCCGCGCTACCTCACGCCGGCCGCCGCCGCCGCGCTCGATGCGGCGCAGGACCTGATCGGTTACTTTCCCTACGTCGCCCGGGTGCCGGAGCGGCCGGGCCTGACGCGCCACGCCAGCGACAACCGGGTCGAGGTCGACCGCGCCCGCCACGCCCTGGAGCTCGCCGCCGCCGGCCGGCGGGTGGCGGTGGTGTCCGGGGGCGACCCGGGCGTCTTCGCCATGGCGGCGGCCCTGTTCGAGGCGCTGGAGGCCGGCGATCCGGCCTGGCGCGCGCTTCCCATCACGGTCGAGCCCGGCATCACCGCGATGCTGGCGGCGGCAGCCCGGGTCGGCGCGCCGCTCGGCGGCGATTTCTGCGCCATCTCGCTGTCGGACAACCTGAAGCCCTGGGAGGTCGTCACCGCCCGGCTCGCCGCGGTGCTGGCCGCCGACCTCGTCGTCGCGCTCTACAACCCGATCTCGCGGGCCCGTCCCTGGCAGCTCGGTGCGGCGCTGGCGCTCGCCGCCGAGCACCGCGCGCCCGAGACGCCGGTGATCCTCGCCCGCGCCGTCGGCCGGCCCGACGAGGCGATCCGGGTCCTGGCGCTGGCCGAGGCGCGCGAGGCCTCCGCCGACATGGCGACCCTGGTGATGATCGGGGCGAGCGCCACGCGGCTGATCCCGCGCGCGGGCGAGCCGCCCTTCGTCTACACGCCGCGGTCGGTCGCCCGATGA
- a CDS encoding cobalt-precorrin-6A reductase, with amino-acid sequence MRILILGGTTEAAGLVRLLAGRPAYDVTLSLAGRTASPLALPARTRIGGFGGADGLAAYLRENGIAALVDATHPFARVISRNAAAASRQTGVPLLAVRRPAWTREPGDEWREVDSVAECAAFLGEVPRRVFLTVGRLELAAFAAAPQHRYLVRTIEPVGDALPGIDVTAIEARGPFGLDEEAVLMRRHGVEVLVTKNSGGLATYGKIAAARALHLPVVIVRQPVLPEVARVADADSALAWLEAHRATDRGV; translated from the coding sequence ATGCGCATCCTCATCCTGGGCGGCACTACCGAGGCGGCGGGCCTCGTCCGCCTGCTCGCCGGTCGTCCCGCCTACGACGTCACCCTGTCGCTCGCCGGGCGCACCGCTTCGCCGCTCGCCCTGCCGGCGCGCACCCGCATCGGCGGCTTCGGCGGAGCGGACGGGCTCGCGGCCTACCTGCGCGAGAACGGGATCGCGGCGCTCGTCGACGCCACCCATCCCTTCGCCCGCGTTATCTCCCGCAACGCCGCGGCGGCAAGCCGGCAGACCGGCGTGCCGCTCCTCGCGGTCCGGCGCCCGGCCTGGACGCGCGAGCCCGGCGACGAGTGGCGCGAGGTCGACAGCGTGGCCGAGTGTGCGGCGTTCCTCGGAGAGGTGCCGCGCCGCGTCTTCCTGACGGTCGGCCGGCTGGAGCTCGCCGCCTTCGCGGCGGCACCCCAGCACCGCTACCTCGTGCGCACCATCGAGCCGGTCGGCGACGCGCTGCCGGGGATCGACGTCACGGCGATCGAGGCGCGCGGTCCGTTCGGCCTGGACGAGGAGGCCGTGCTGATGCGCCGCCACGGCGTCGAGGTGCTGGTGACGAAGAATTCCGGCGGGCTCGCCACCTACGGCAAGATCGCGGCGGCACGCGCGCTGCACCTGCCGGTGGTGATCGTGCGCCAGCCCGTCCTGCCGGAGGTCGCGCGGGTGGCGGATGCCGATTCCGCCCTGGCGTGGCTCGAGGCTCATCGGGCGACCGACCGCGGCGTGTAG
- the cbiE gene encoding precorrin-6y C5,15-methyltransferase (decarboxylating) subunit CbiE: MAAFSPDAPAVSSAAPWLFVVGIGEDGRAGLSPAAAAALDGAGLVIGGRRHLDLAAPLSAETLAWPSPLSDAYPAILARRGQPTCVLATGDPFHYGVGAELARLVPAGEIAGFPQASAFSLAASRLGWPLAEVACLTLHGRALERVIPHLQPGARLLALSWDGTTPERLAALLTARGFPRSRLTVLEAMGGPRERRRSGTARDFAETGIDPLNTVAVEVVAEPDARVIPLSPGLDDAWFEHDGQLTKAEIRAVTLASLRPRAGQLLWDVGAGSGSIGIEWCLRHPANRAVAIEAREERAARIRRNASNLGVPDLRVVVGRAPASLAGLPAPDAAFLGGGVSDPALVAAVLEALPVGGRLIANAVTLESEALLLRLHAERGGALRRLSVARAEPVGHLTGWRPAMPVTQWALTKP; encoded by the coding sequence ATGGCCGCCTTCTCGCCTGACGCCCCGGCGGTGTCGAGCGCCGCGCCCTGGCTGTTCGTCGTCGGCATCGGCGAGGACGGGCGGGCCGGCCTCTCGCCGGCCGCGGCGGCCGCCCTCGACGGCGCCGGGCTGGTGATCGGCGGGCGCCGCCACCTGGATCTCGCAGCCCCGCTTTCCGCCGAGACCCTGGCCTGGCCGAGCCCTCTCTCCGACGCCTACCCGGCGATCCTCGCCCGGCGCGGGCAGCCGACCTGCGTGCTCGCCACCGGCGATCCGTTCCATTACGGCGTCGGCGCGGAGCTCGCCCGGCTGGTGCCGGCGGGCGAGATCGCAGGCTTTCCGCAGGCCTCCGCCTTCAGCCTCGCGGCCTCCCGCCTCGGCTGGCCGCTCGCCGAGGTCGCCTGCCTGACCCTGCACGGGCGGGCGCTCGAGCGGGTGATCCCGCACCTCCAGCCCGGCGCCCGGCTCCTCGCCCTGTCCTGGGACGGCACCACGCCCGAGAGGCTCGCCGCCCTCCTGACCGCGCGCGGCTTCCCGCGCTCGCGCCTCACCGTCCTCGAAGCGATGGGCGGCCCGCGCGAGCGCCGGCGCTCGGGCACCGCCCGCGACTTCGCCGAGACCGGGATCGACCCGCTCAACACCGTCGCGGTCGAGGTCGTGGCCGAGCCGGACGCGCGGGTGATCCCGCTCTCCCCGGGCCTCGACGATGCCTGGTTCGAGCATGACGGGCAGCTGACCAAGGCCGAGATCCGCGCCGTCACCCTCGCCTCCCTGCGCCCCCGCGCCGGCCAACTGCTGTGGGACGTCGGCGCCGGCTCGGGCTCCATCGGCATCGAGTGGTGCCTGCGCCATCCGGCGAACCGCGCGGTCGCGATCGAGGCCCGCGAGGAGCGGGCGGCCCGCATCCGCCGCAACGCGTCGAATCTCGGCGTGCCCGATCTCCGGGTCGTGGTCGGTCGCGCGCCCGCCAGCCTCGCCGGGTTGCCGGCGCCGGACGCGGCCTTCCTCGGCGGCGGCGTCTCCGATCCGGCCCTGGTGGCTGCGGTCCTCGAGGCCCTGCCGGTCGGCGGACGCCTCATCGCCAACGCGGTGACGCTGGAGAGCGAGGCCCTGCTGCTGCGCCTCCACGCAGAGCGCGGCGGCGCCCTGCGGCGCCTGTCGGTCGCCCGGGCCGAGCCGGTCGGTCACCTCACCGGCTGGCGACCGGCGATGCCGGTGACGCAATGGGCGCTGACCAAGCCGTGA
- a CDS encoding cobalamin biosynthesis protein: MRGAGREPATEAPRALVAGIGFRHATEAEEIVALVAEGLRQSDLAGARLAALATAADRAGDPAIREAADALGVPLVAIGVEALREAGRRVVTRSVRIEALRGVGSLAEAAALAAAGPDGRLVLPRIASAGATCALAASGDALPS; this comes from the coding sequence CTGCGCGGGGCCGGCCGGGAGCCCGCCACCGAGGCGCCGCGCGCCCTCGTCGCCGGCATCGGCTTTCGCCACGCGACCGAGGCCGAGGAGATCGTCGCCCTGGTGGCGGAAGGGCTGCGGCAATCCGATCTCGCGGGCGCCCGCCTCGCGGCGCTCGCCACCGCCGCCGACCGTGCCGGCGACCCGGCGATCCGCGAGGCGGCCGACGCCCTGGGCGTGCCGCTGGTCGCGATCGGGGTCGAGGCCCTGCGCGAGGCCGGCCGCCGGGTCGTCACCCGCTCCGTCCGCATCGAGGCCCTGCGGGGCGTCGGGTCCCTCGCCGAGGCCGCGGCCCTCGCGGCCGCCGGGCCGGACGGCCGCCTCGTCCTGCCCCGCATCGCCAGCGCGGGGGCGACCTGCGCCCTCGCCGCCAGCGGAGACGCGTTACCGTCATGA